The Prevotella melaninogenica nucleotide sequence CTTTTCCACTCGTTTCAGTGCGGATTCCGATACATTCGGGCGTTTATGCAATACTCTATCAACTGTTCCAACACTTACACCTGCACGTTCTGCAATGTCTTTGATTCTTATCTTTTCTGCCATAAATATGGGAAGTGAATATAATATTTTTGCGCTGCAAATTTACTAATAATTGTTGGAATGTGCGAAAGCACAACGTTAGAATTTATAAGTAAAAGTTCTTTTTATTATTTAATTGTGTACAGAATGACGGATAATAGGAAGTTTTTAACTAAATTTGCGTTCTGAAATAAGGCTACGTGCAGTTATGTCTATTAAAAGTTATCTTCAAAAATTGTCTTTTCGCACAGGTGTCATCGTACTCCTGATGTGTATTCCCTTTTATATTCTCTCATTCGTTCAAGTGTTTTTCCCAGTGTCAACGGCAACGAAAGGCATACTGTTTACTGTCTTTTTCGGACTGGCAAAGAGCTTTCAATATGGCGGCATCGCTATCCTTGGAAAGGAAGGTTACAAACGCGTGAAGGGCTATCTTAAACGGAAAAAGCAGGCGAAGGATAAGGCTGAGAAGGCTAATAGCGACGCAATTCCTCGCTACTGTCCTGACCTTTTCTCCAATCCAGAGATTCTTTCTGGTATTCGTCTCATCATCTTCGACTTCGATGGAACGCTTGGCGATTCTCAAAAGCTCATTACCGACACGATGCTTGCAACGATAGAACGTCTGAATTTACCGATGAGAAGTCGTGAGGAGTGCGCCCGAACGATTGGTTTACCATTGAAGGAATGTTTCTCATCTATCATCCCAATGACGGATGAACAGGCTGAGGAGTGTGCTAAAGTGTATAGCGAAATATTCAATGAGAAGAATGTTCCGGGTGTTGTAAAAGCCTTTCCGGGTGTTGTTGAAACGTTGGAAAGACTTTCTTCGCAAGGCATTCTGATGTCTATTGCAAGTAGTCGTAGCCATAGAACGCTTGCAAAACTGATGGACGAATTAGACCTCTCGAAGTATATCACTTATCTGATTGCTGCCGACGATGTTGTCGAGAAGAAACCAGCAGCTGAATCAGTGCTTAAGACTTTGCGTCATTTCAACATCGAAGCACACGAAACCCTCGTCGTTGGTGATACCGAATTCGACATTCTCATGGGCAGAAATGCAGGTACACACACCTGCGGAGTTACCTACGGTAATGGTAGCAAAGAGAGTTTAGAAGCCGCAAAAGCAGAGTGGATAGTTTGTTAAATAATGTATAATTCTTTGGTAGTTTCGTAATAAACCACTACCTTTGCACTCGCAATTCAGGAATGCACCTCGGTTCATAGATGAATTCTTCTTAATTAATATCGCGGGTTGGAGCAGTTGGTAGCTCGCCAGGCTCATAACCTGGAGGTCGCATGTTCGAGTCCTGCACCCGCAACTTCAAAGCTTAGAAATACTTAGTAATAAGTTTTCTAAGCTTTTTTCATGCCCACCAAAAAATAATATTAATTCAGAATTCATAATCCATAATTCATAATTATGATTACTACAGTAGTATTGTTGACAAAATGCAAAAGACATAATAATTAAAGACAGAGTAACAAAGTAAGTAATTATGCAGTAACAAGGTACGTGAAGACAGGGTAACAAAGGAAGTGGAGATATGTAACAAAGGAATCGAAGGAATCGTAATACAACAATGTTTTGCTTCTGTGCGAACAGATATAATGTAAATAAAAATCATAGACTGAAAACGAGAAGGGCGTTAATTGGCTTCCAATTAACGCCCTTTTGGCTTGCAAAAGGGTGCCCTTTAAGCCCCTTACTAACGCCCTTTTGAAGTGCAATTAGGCATCTTTTACTTTATCACTTTATAACTAATTGACTT carries:
- a CDS encoding HAD-IA family hydrolase: MSIKSYLQKLSFRTGVIVLLMCIPFYILSFVQVFFPVSTATKGILFTVFFGLAKSFQYGGIAILGKEGYKRVKGYLKRKKQAKDKAEKANSDAIPRYCPDLFSNPEILSGIRLIIFDFDGTLGDSQKLITDTMLATIERLNLPMRSREECARTIGLPLKECFSSIIPMTDEQAEECAKVYSEIFNEKNVPGVVKAFPGVVETLERLSSQGILMSIASSRSHRTLAKLMDELDLSKYITYLIAADDVVEKKPAAESVLKTLRHFNIEAHETLVVGDTEFDILMGRNAGTHTCGVTYGNGSKESLEAAKAEWIVC